Genomic segment of Rhodocaloribacter litoris:
GTGGGGCAGGCCCTGGCCGCCTCGAAGCGGCTCCCGCTCATCTCGGCCACGGGGTCGATCCCGATGGGACGGGCCGTCGGGCAGGTGGTGGCCGCCCGTCTGGGCCGCACGCTCCTGGAGCTCGGCGGCAACAACGGCATGATCGTCACCCCGAGCGCCGACCTGGAACTGGCCGTCCGTGCCATCACCTTCGCCGCCGTCGGCACCACGGGGCAACGCTGCACGTCGCTCCGGCGGCTGATCGTCCATACCTCGATCAAGGACCGGCTCCTCGAGCGCCTGAAGCGGGTCTATGCCACGATCAGGGTCGGCGACCCGCGCGAGGAGGGCGTCCTCATCGGACCCCTGATCGACGAGGCGGCGGCGGAGCAGATGGCGAAGGCCCTGGAGCAGGCACGGGCGCAGGGCGGCCGCGTCTGGGGCGGCGAGCGCGTCACCGAAGGCGTCCCCGGCGGGGCCTACGTGCGTCCGGCCCTCGTCGAGATCGAAGCCGCCGCGCCGATCGTCTGCACCGAGACGTTCGCGCCCATCCTCTACGTGATGACGTACGAAAACTTCGACGAGGCCATCGAGATGCACAACGCGGTGCCGCAGGGGCTCTCGAGCGCCGTCTTCACGAACGACGTCCGCGAGGCCGAACGTTTCTGCGGTCCCGAAGGCAGCGACTGCGGCATCGTCAACGTCAACATCGGCACGAGCGGGGCCGAGATCGGCGGGGCGTTCGGCGGCGAGAAGGAGACCGGTGGCGGCCGGGAAAGCGGGTCGGACGCATGGAAGAACTACATGCGCCGGGCCACGGTCACGGTCAACTACGGCCGGGCGCTTCCGCTGGCCCAGGGGATCCGGTTCGACGTCTGACGCCGTGCACCCTTGCGGCCCCTGTCGTATCTTGAGCTTTCACACTTCGCATTGCGTGATTGCACCACGCGACCCAGACCAGCGAGTCCATGTCGATCTCAACTTCACTCGACCTCGAAAACCGTCTTGCGGAGCGGGTGCGGCGTGTGCCGCCGAGCGGCATCCGGCGCTTTTTCGACATCGCCGCCACGATGGAAGGCGTCATCTCGCTCGGCATCGGCGAGCCGGACTTCGTCTCGCCCGCCCCGATCGTCGATGCGGGGATCGCGTCGCTGCGCGAGGGCAAGACGGGCTACACCTCCAATGCCGGGCTGCTGGAACTGCGCGAGGCCATCGCCGCCGACCTCGAAGCGCGCTACGGGGTTTCGTATGACCCGGCCACCGAAATCCTGGTGACCGTCGGGGTGAGCGAGGCGCTGCAACTGGCCATGCTGGCGCTGCTCGACCCCGGCGATGAGATCCTGATCCCGGAGCCGTGCTTCGTCTCCTACGGCCCGACGGCCGTCTTCGCCGGGGGGAAGGTGGTCTACGTGCCCACCTTCGCCGAACACGACTTCCAGGTGACGGCCGCCGACCTGGCCGCCCGCATCACCCCGCGGACGAAGGTGCTCTTTCTCTCCTATCCGAACAACCCGACGGGGGCGGTGCTCCGCCGGGCGGTGCTGGAAGAGATCGCCGAGGTGGTCGTCGAGCACGACCTGCTCGTGCTCTCGGACGAGATCTACGACCGGCTCGTCTACGGGGCGGCGTACGAGCAGGGACACACGTGCCTGCCCTCGATCCCGGCCCTGCGCGACCGGACGGTGCTGCTGGGCGGCTTCTCGAAAGGCTATGCCATGACGGGCTGGCGCATCGGGTACGTCTGCGCGCCGGAGCCGGTTTACCGGGCGATGTACAAGCTGCACCAGTACATCATCATGAGCGCACCGACGATGGCACAGTACGGGGCCCTGGCCGGCCTCCGGCATTGCCAGGAGGACGTGGAGCGCATGCGCCAGGCCTACGACCGCCGCCGCCGCCTCATCGTCGACGGGCTGCGGGCCGCCGGGCTGCCCACCTTCGAGCCGGAGGGGGCCTTCTACTGCTTCCCGGACATCCGCTCGACGGGCCTCACGTCCGAGGAGTTCGCCCAGAAGCTGCTGCAGGAGGAGCGTGTGGCCGTGGTGCCGGGCGATGCCTTCGGGCCGAGCGGCGCGGGCTACGTTCGCTGCTCCTATGCGACGGCGCTCGAGAAGATCGAGGAGGCCGTCGTGCGCATCACCCGCTTTGCCCGGAAGTACCAGGCACGCCACAACGGCGGGTAGACCATGATCATCGTCGTTGTCCTGTTGCTCTCGCTCGTGTTGCACCTGACCCTCGGCTGGGCGTGGACGCTCCTGGCGGGGGTGGTGGCCGGGTGGTGGAAAGGGCGGGGCGGCTGGTGGGCCGGCGCCGCCGGCGTCGGGCTCGGGTGGCTCGTGCTCGTCGCCTACAACTATGCCGTTGCCGCCGCGGCCATCGCCGAGATGACGCGGGTGGTGGGGGCGATCCTGGGAAACCTGCCGGGGTTCGTCGTCGTTGGGTTGACGCTTCTGATCGGAAGCGCGCTCGGTGCCCTCGGGGGCGCAGCCGGCACCCAGGCCGCCGCCGTCTTCCGGCGCACCTGAGGCGCCCCGGCAAGCGGATTTTTTTAACGCCTTGAACCCGCAGCACGAACATGTCCTATCATAAAGACGAACTCAAAAGCCTGTTAGAGCGCGCGCACGCGCTCGGAGGGTATCTTTGACGTCGACCGGCGCAAGGCCCGCGTGGCCGAACTGAACGAGCGGCGTCTCGATCCGGCTTTCTGGAACGATCCGGAGCAGGCGAAGAAGGTCGAGATGGAGCTGGCGGCCGAGCAGGCATGGCTCGATGCCTGGGAGCAGGTGCGGCGGCGGGCCGAGGACATCGAAACGCTCATGGTGCTGGCCGAGGAAGAGGAGGCGGATCTCGACGAGGAGATTGCCGCCGAGGCCGAAGCCCTGGCCCGGGACGTGGAGGAGATCGAGCTGCGGAGCATGCTCAGCGGCCCGGACGACCATCGCAACGCCATCCTGACGATCAACCCGGGGGCGGGCGGAACCGAGAGCCAGGACTGGGCCGAGATGCTGCTGCGCATGTACACCCGCTGGGGCGAGCAGCACGGCTACCGGGTAACCCTGCTCGAACACCAGCCCGGTGAGGTGGCCGGCATCAAGAGCGCCACGCTCCGCTTCGAAGGGCCGATGGCCTTCGGCTATCTCAAGGCGGAATCCGGTGTTCACCGGCTCGTGCGCATCTCCCCGTTCGATTCCAGCGGGCGGCGGCATACCTCCTTCGCCAGCGTCTTCGTCTACCCCGAAGTCGACGACTCCATCGAGATCAACCTGCGGCCGGACGAGATCGAGTTGCAGACGTTCCGGTCCGGCGGCAAGGGGGGGCAGAACGTCAACAAGGTCGAGACCGGCGTGCGGCTGATCTGGACCGGCAAGCTCTCCAACGGCGAGGAGGCGCGCGTCGTGGCCGAATGCACCGAGGAGCGCAGCCAGCTCCAGAACCGGGAACGGGCCATGCAGATGCTCAAGAGCCGTGTCTACC
This window contains:
- a CDS encoding aldehyde dehydrogenase family protein; the protein is MSAPEILARLGIDGTPAGYAIGRRYEEGSGPRLTTYSPIDGEPIAEIGTAAEDEVEAAIEAAVRAFRVWRAVPAPVRGELVRRFGEKLRAHKRDLAALVTLEVGKITAEAEGEVQEMIDICDFAVGLSRQLYGLTIQSERPEHRLSEYWHPLGPIGVISAFNFPVAVWSWNAAIALVCGDPVVWKPSEKAPLCALACHRLLQEVIDAYEPAPDGLIALVNGGRAVGQALAASKRLPLISATGSIPMGRAVGQVVAARLGRTLLELGGNNGMIVTPSADLELAVRAITFAAVGTTGQRCTSLRRLIVHTSIKDRLLERLKRVYATIRVGDPREEGVLIGPLIDEAAAEQMAKALEQARAQGGRVWGGERVTEGVPGGAYVRPALVEIEAAAPIVCTETFAPILYVMTYENFDEAIEMHNAVPQGLSSAVFTNDVREAERFCGPEGSDCGIVNVNIGTSGAEIGGAFGGEKETGGGRESGSDAWKNYMRRATVTVNYGRALPLAQGIRFDV
- a CDS encoding aminotransferase class I/II-fold pyridoxal phosphate-dependent enzyme; amino-acid sequence: MSISTSLDLENRLAERVRRVPPSGIRRFFDIAATMEGVISLGIGEPDFVSPAPIVDAGIASLREGKTGYTSNAGLLELREAIAADLEARYGVSYDPATEILVTVGVSEALQLAMLALLDPGDEILIPEPCFVSYGPTAVFAGGKVVYVPTFAEHDFQVTAADLAARITPRTKVLFLSYPNNPTGAVLRRAVLEEIAEVVVEHDLLVLSDEIYDRLVYGAAYEQGHTCLPSIPALRDRTVLLGGFSKGYAMTGWRIGYVCAPEPVYRAMYKLHQYIIMSAPTMAQYGALAGLRHCQEDVERMRQAYDRRRRLIVDGLRAAGLPTFEPEGAFYCFPDIRSTGLTSEEFAQKLLQEERVAVVPGDAFGPSGAGYVRCSYATALEKIEEAVVRITRFARKYQARHNGG
- the prfB gene encoding peptide chain release factor 2 (programmed frameshift), which translates into the protein MSYHKDELKSLLERAHALGGYLDVDRRKARVAELNERRLDPAFWNDPEQAKKVEMELAAEQAWLDAWEQVRRRAEDIETLMVLAEEEEADLDEEIAAEAEALARDVEEIELRSMLSGPDDHRNAILTINPGAGGTESQDWAEMLLRMYTRWGEQHGYRVTLLEHQPGEVAGIKSATLRFEGPMAFGYLKAESGVHRLVRISPFDSSGRRHTSFASVFVYPEVDDSIEINLRPDEIELQTFRSGGKGGQNVNKVETGVRLIWTGKLSNGEEARVVAECTEERSQLQNRERAMQMLKSRVYQLEREIQEAAKSEMEGKKKKIEWGSQIRSYVFQPYTMVNDHRTELKVTDVHAVMDGDLDPFIKAYLLQEAGAA